The following are encoded together in the bacterium genome:
- a CDS encoding NAD(P)H-dependent oxidoreductase, producing the protein MKTLIITAHPSSKGFTHRIAEAYKAGAESVGVTVEILDLYKESPRQDFFSFENIRDVRVDLIRDSYQAKITESDNIVFIHPLWWGAMPAILKNFIDINISAGFAFRYIKGRPVGLLKGKTANVYITCDGSKWLYRFLGMPFRTTWSVITLFVCGLKVRKIKLLDKKFKKTEDQLVKFLEGVKRDGASLAAGK; encoded by the coding sequence ATGAAAACCTTAATAATCACCGCTCACCCAAGCTCAAAGGGTTTCACACATAGAATCGCTGAGGCATATAAAGCTGGTGCAGAAAGCGTGGGTGTTACTGTTGAAATATTGGATTTGTACAAGGAATCTCCAAGACAAGATTTCTTTAGTTTTGAAAACATAAGAGATGTGCGAGTTGATCTTATCAGAGATTCTTATCAGGCTAAGATAACAGAATCAGATAATATTGTTTTTATTCACCCGCTTTGGTGGGGAGCAATGCCTGCTATTCTTAAAAATTTTATCGATATTAACATATCAGCCGGTTTTGCCTTCAGATATATTAAAGGAAGACCTGTTGGATTGCTTAAGGGTAAAACTGCAAATGTTTATATCACCTGCGATGGTTCAAAATGGCTTTACAGATTTTTGGGAATGCCATTTAGAACTACATGGTCTGTGATTACTTTGTTTGTTTGTGGCCTAAAGGTTAGAAAGATAAAGTTACTTGATAAGAAGTTTAAGAAGACGGAAGATCAGCTTGTTAAGTTTCTGGAGGGGGTTAAGAGGGACGGGGCTAGTTTGGCGGCAGGGAAGTAA
- a CDS encoding PD-(D/E)XK nuclease family protein, with product MADKYSAVWVSHSSMGDFIKCPRLYYLHNVYKNPKTGKKINLVNPALSLGSAVHEVVEGLAEYPSEKRFENPEELLVRFDKVWEKFKGKKGGFKTEEEEVVAKARGEAMIRRVMENPGPLKEKIVKLKDSAGGMLPNFFLSEADNIILCGKIDWLGYKPEDDSIHILDFKTGKHEENSDSLQLPIYQLLLNKLQKRKVTGASYWYLDSDNEPKEIALPNLTESYDRVYKVAKAVADARALAQREGPDKAFVCPRGEAGCFGCIPFEKILKGEAEFLGNGEWGQEIYLI from the coding sequence ATGGCCGACAAATATTCTGCAGTTTGGGTTTCGCACTCGTCTATGGGGGACTTTATAAAATGTCCTCGTCTTTATTATTTGCACAATGTTTATAAGAATCCAAAAACGGGGAAGAAGATAAATCTTGTTAATCCTGCGTTATCACTTGGCTCTGCGGTTCATGAGGTAGTTGAGGGGTTGGCTGAATATCCATCGGAAAAAAGATTTGAAAATCCAGAAGAGTTACTTGTAAGATTTGATAAAGTTTGGGAAAAATTCAAAGGAAAAAAAGGAGGATTCAAAACAGAGGAGGAAGAAGTAGTGGCCAAAGCTCGAGGAGAAGCGATGATTAGAAGGGTAATGGAGAACCCGGGTCCACTGAAAGAAAAGATTGTTAAGCTAAAAGATTCAGCTGGTGGAATGCTTCCAAACTTTTTCCTATCTGAGGCTGATAATATAATTTTATGTGGAAAGATTGACTGGCTGGGCTATAAACCAGAAGATGATAGTATTCATATTCTCGATTTTAAAACAGGTAAGCATGAAGAAAATAGTGATTCTCTTCAACTTCCAATTTATCAATTACTATTGAATAAATTACAAAAGCGTAAAGTAACAGGTGCATCTTATTGGTATTTGGATTCTGATAATGAGCCAAAGGAAATTGCTTTACCTAATCTAACGGAGTCATACGATAGAGTTTATAAAGTTGCAAAGGCAGTTGCTGATGCTCGTGCGCTTGCTCAAAGGGAAGGACCAGACAAAGCTTTTGTTTGCCCAAGAGGAGAAGCGGGGTGCTTTGGTTGTATACCATTTGAGAAGATATTGAAAGGCGAGGCCGAGTTTCTTGGAAATGGGGAATGGGGGCAGGAGATATATTTGATCTAG
- a CDS encoding DUF192 domain-containing protein, with protein sequence MRSFILLEQPQDTRKNRLIIGGFIVFVSIISYVTYYGALYGMSKLNLGDNNIAYVDDSVFFKTVKVKCGKSQFTTYITHSDSDREKGLSVFSKIKDEEAMIFTFDTPKKYSFWMKGMKFPIDIIWLDENGKIVDIAKSVQVNSYPNMITPSEDSLYVLEINAGLADKSKINIGDVCTFDSARLK encoded by the coding sequence ATGAGATCATTTATACTACTGGAACAACCACAAGACACAAGAAAAAACCGACTTATCATTGGTGGTTTCATAGTCTTTGTCTCTATAATTTCCTATGTCACTTACTACGGTGCATTATATGGAATGAGCAAGCTGAATCTGGGAGATAATAACATTGCCTACGTTGATGATTCTGTATTCTTTAAGACTGTAAAGGTTAAATGTGGCAAGAGCCAGTTTACAACCTACATTACACACAGTGACTCCGATAGAGAAAAGGGCTTAAGTGTCTTTTCTAAAATAAAAGATGAGGAGGCTATGATCTTTACTTTTGATACTCCAAAAAAATATTCCTTCTGGATGAAAGGTATGAAATTCCCAATAGACATTATATGGCTTGATGAAAATGGAAAGATTGTTGACATCGCAAAATCTGTACAGGTCAACTCATATCCAAACATGATTACACCAAGTGAAGATTCTCTCTATGTTTTGGAAATAAATGCAGGACTTGCCGATAAATCGAAAATAAATATTGGCGATGTCTGCACCTTTGATTCTGCTCGACTGAAATAG
- a CDS encoding DUF5652 family protein, producing MMYNNIYETGRHMGNYGYGAFPYSPAVFWGLSILGLIVAVWFLISLVLKGYALWNAAKRNEKWWFIALLVVNTMGILELIYLIFVVKIPLCKRFGGHQCCGRHCHCGECDTCKSEGKVICALRDKDSEDMDIMEEEASPENKENTKKEAEEVF from the coding sequence ATGATGTACAACAATATATACGAAACAGGACGTCACATGGGTAACTATGGATATGGTGCATTTCCATATAGTCCAGCTGTGTTCTGGGGATTATCAATTTTAGGTCTTATTGTCGCAGTTTGGTTTTTAATTTCACTCGTTCTTAAAGGCTACGCACTGTGGAATGCAGCTAAGAGAAATGAGAAGTGGTGGTTTATCGCACTTCTTGTTGTAAACACAATGGGAATTCTTGAACTTATTTATTTAATATTTGTAGTAAAGATTCCACTTTGTAAAAGATTTGGAGGACATCAATGTTGCGGTAGACATTGCCATTGCGGAGAATGTGATACATGCAAATCTGAAGGAAAAGTAATCTGTGCTCTTAGAGATAAAGATTCAGAAGACATGGATATAATGGAAGAAGAAGCATCTCCAGAGAATAAAGAAAATACAAAGAAAGAAGCAGAAGAAGTTTTCTAG
- a CDS encoding HAMP domain-containing sensor histidine kinase, producing MLNLNNISQKIRSFYNSIKNTLFLDSTICEDLKRKKFILNILCLVMITFFFLLLFLSLYSQYRKSSLYTGVSIITLALFIIITSVAFWLSKKNFILVSSSIILALIYSCIFYGSSQWGADLPTVLIALFITVLISGILINSKAGLISAILLSAHLWVFNYIESNQLLEIDYSWKDSFFNEIDVIEYSLLLIFAAFFSWLSNSQLEKALNRSRKAEAKLQFEKDNLELKVKERTEEIKALQIDKINSMYRMVEFGRISSGLFHDIMSPLTGIALNLQMHNMEEAKETVNFLIPSIKKMETLMEQSRKHIKLDSVYTTFSITEEMRSVVAILKSKGMKNNVKIILSKGNFDLKIYGSQTLFSHIIMNLVSNGIDSHVLYNNETTPIRVNENKKVVILIKLQSDNIYIRVIDNGQGIKKDILDKIFEPFYTTKQEHGCGIGLSATKHILEKYFKGKISVKSKLQKGSIFTVVIPV from the coding sequence ATGTTAAATCTGAATAATATATCTCAAAAAATTAGAAGTTTTTATAATTCTATAAAAAATACATTATTCCTTGATAGCACAATCTGTGAAGATTTAAAAAGAAAAAAGTTTATACTAAATATTTTATGTTTAGTAATGATAACTTTTTTCTTTTTATTATTATTCTTATCCTTATACTCTCAATATAGAAAATCTTCATTATATACAGGTGTATCTATAATTACACTGGCACTCTTCATAATAATCACGTCTGTCGCTTTTTGGTTATCTAAGAAGAATTTTATTTTAGTTAGTAGCTCCATAATATTAGCACTTATATACTCCTGTATATTTTATGGATCCTCACAATGGGGTGCTGATTTACCAACTGTGTTAATAGCGTTATTTATCACAGTTTTGATATCAGGAATATTAATAAATTCCAAGGCGGGATTAATATCAGCAATACTACTATCGGCGCACTTATGGGTATTCAACTACATAGAGTCAAATCAACTACTAGAAATAGACTACAGCTGGAAAGATAGTTTTTTTAATGAAATTGATGTTATTGAATATTCCCTATTGTTGATATTTGCAGCATTTTTTTCATGGTTGAGCAATAGCCAGCTTGAAAAAGCTTTAAACAGATCAAGAAAAGCGGAAGCAAAATTACAATTTGAAAAAGATAATTTAGAATTAAAAGTAAAAGAGAGGACAGAAGAAATTAAGGCTCTTCAAATAGATAAGATAAATTCTATGTATAGAATGGTAGAATTTGGAAGAATATCTTCTGGGTTATTTCATGACATCATGAGCCCACTAACTGGAATAGCTCTAAATCTACAAATGCACAATATGGAGGAGGCAAAGGAAACGGTGAACTTTTTAATACCATCGATTAAAAAGATGGAGACACTAATGGAGCAGTCCAGAAAACATATTAAACTCGATAGTGTTTATACAACGTTCAGTATTACCGAAGAAATGCGCTCTGTGGTGGCAATATTGAAATCGAAGGGAATGAAAAATAACGTAAAAATTATATTATCAAAAGGAAATTTTGATTTAAAAATATATGGATCACAGACTCTCTTCTCCCACATAATAATGAATCTGGTTTCAAATGGAATAGACTCTCATGTTTTATATAATAATGAAACAACCCCTATTCGGGTAAATGAAAACAAAAAAGTAGTGATTCTAATTAAACTGCAGTCTGATAATATTTATATTAGAGTAATTGATAATGGTCAAGGTATTAAAAAAGACATATTGGATAAAATATTTGAACCATTTTATACTACAAAACAAGAACATGGTTGTGGAATAGGACTGTCTGCAACAAAACACATTCTAGAAAAATATTTCAAAGGTAAAATTAGTGTTAAAAGTAAATTACAAAAAGGCTCAATATTTACGGTCGTCATACCAGTGTAA
- the dut gene encoding dUTP diphosphatase yields MQIKIKKLTPDAITPNYAHHDDAGLDLFAIEEMLIEVGQIVQFSTGIAMEVPEGYVGLIWDKSGLSHNHGLKTLGGVLDSSYRGEIKIGIINLGKESYTVGKGHKIAQMIIQQKVTAEIVEVSDLDNNEKSERREGGLGSTGK; encoded by the coding sequence ATGCAAATAAAAATAAAAAAACTTACACCAGATGCTATCACACCAAATTATGCCCATCACGATGATGCCGGCTTGGATTTATTCGCTATTGAAGAAATGTTAATTGAAGTAGGCCAGATAGTTCAGTTTTCAACTGGAATCGCAATGGAAGTTCCAGAGGGTTATGTAGGATTGATTTGGGACAAGAGTGGATTATCGCATAATCATGGTTTGAAAACCCTAGGAGGAGTCCTAGATTCAAGTTATAGAGGAGAAATAAAGATTGGAATAATTAATCTAGGTAAGGAGAGTTATACAGTAGGAAAGGGTCATAAAATAGCTCAGATGATTATTCAACAGAAGGTAACGGCAGAAATCGTAGAGGTTAGCGATTTAGATAATAATGAAAAAAGTGAAAGAAGGGAAGGAGGACTTGGATCCACAGGAAAATAA
- a CDS encoding nucleotidyl transferase AbiEii/AbiGii toxin family protein: MTLDYLKHKNILLQILKDIYSDTSIAPYLGFKGGTAAMMFYDLPRDSVDLDLDLLDKSKENEVFEKINKIASNYGVITDSYIQKANLKNVISYDKKSQNIKIEVNRRQFGSKYEMKTLLGISMLVMVQEDMFAHKLMAMIERIGKTSRDIFDVRYFAKNNWPINKKIVVERSGLTYKQALEKCIGMLESMDNKHILDGLGELLSDPQKNSVRAKLKSDTIFLLKIMHNNEK, encoded by the coding sequence ATGACATTAGACTACCTAAAACATAAAAATATATTACTACAGATTCTGAAGGATATTTATTCTGATACTTCTATAGCCCCCTATTTAGGGTTCAAGGGTGGTACTGCTGCTATGATGTTTTATGATCTTCCTAGAGACTCTGTTGATTTAGATCTTGATCTATTAGATAAATCAAAAGAAAATGAGGTTTTTGAAAAAATAAATAAAATTGCAAGCAATTATGGGGTTATTACGGATTCTTACATACAAAAGGCAAATTTAAAAAATGTTATCTCCTATGACAAAAAATCTCAAAATATTAAGATCGAGGTAAACAGGAGACAATTCGGATCTAAATATGAAATGAAAACCTTACTTGGTATTTCCATGCTTGTAATGGTACAAGAAGACATGTTTGCACATAAATTAATGGCGATGATTGAGAGAATTGGGAAAACAAGTAGAGATATTTTTGATGTTCGATACTTTGCTAAAAATAATTGGCCTATAAATAAAAAAATTGTAGTTGAGAGGTCTGGTTTAACCTATAAGCAAGCATTAGAAAAGTGTATTGGTATGCTGGAATCAATGGATAATAAGCATATATTGGATGGTCTAGGTGAACTACTGTCCGACCCACAGAAAAATTCAGTACGCGCTAAATTAAAGAGCGATACAATCTTTTTATTGAAAATAATGCACAATAATGAGAAATAA
- the tmk gene encoding dTMP kinase translates to MTIPNDMMTSGENTSIKKRGKFIVIEGGEGAGKSSQLKSIKEIYGDKVIVTREPGGTPFAEEIRHLMLKSEHAGQADAKTQFALIWAARADHLKNKIIPALESGINVISDRFDSSTYAYQIYGQDGEELEDLFWKIRDFYLGDIKPDIYMYLDVTAEEGLRRKSFQGIDENNHFDNRKTDFHNKVREAYMSFIKKVPSMVIDANPSKDEVRKKLVESIDKILGE, encoded by the coding sequence ATGACAATACCAAATGACATGATGACATCGGGAGAAAACACATCGATTAAAAAAAGAGGAAAATTCATTGTCATTGAAGGTGGGGAAGGAGCTGGAAAAAGCTCGCAATTAAAAAGCATAAAAGAAATTTATGGAGATAAGGTAATTGTAACAAGAGAACCTGGGGGAACTCCTTTTGCTGAAGAGATAAGACATTTGATGTTGAAGTCCGAACATGCAGGACAGGCCGATGCAAAAACACAATTTGCATTAATATGGGCAGCAAGAGCAGATCACTTAAAAAATAAAATTATTCCAGCCCTTGAAAGTGGAATAAATGTAATTTCTGATAGATTCGATTCGTCAACTTATGCATATCAAATCTATGGACAAGATGGAGAAGAATTGGAAGATCTATTTTGGAAAATAAGAGATTTCTATTTAGGAGATATAAAGCCAGATATTTATATGTATTTGGATGTAACCGCAGAAGAAGGATTAAGAAGAAAAAGCTTCCAAGGAATAGACGAGAATAATCATTTTGATAATAGAAAAACAGATTTTCATAATAAGGTGCGTGAAGCTTATATGAGTTTTATTAAGAAAGTACCAAGTATGGTTATAGATGCAAATCCATCAAAGGATGAGGTTAGGAAGAAGTTGGTTGAAAGTATCGATAAAATTTTGGGTGAATAA
- the glyA gene encoding serine hydroxymethyltransferase: MKDIQIEKLIQAEKIRQKKVINLIASENIVSKDVLEALGSELTNKYAEGYPGKRYYGGNEVVDKIELLAQERALKLFGLNKEEWSVNVQPLSGSPANLAVYLALVPAGAKIMGMSLSHGGHLTHGHKVSATGKFWKQVPYGVDEETEVINYEAIKNIATQEMPEIIVCGFTAYPRTVDFKKFREITDASSKLRKKLGLSETILMCDMSHFAGLVAGKQYPSPFEYADVVTTTVHKTLRGPRSAMIFSRNDKIVKGKDTIVGGNKNGVGGKIVKGKDQTFGELIDKAVFPGLQGGPHMNQIAAVAVALKEAGTPEFKKYALQVKKNAKVLADELQKLGWHVISGGTDSHLVLIDVWMQGIKNELGAGAITGADTSDKLEKAGIIVNKNTIPKEGRSAFDPSGIRLGSAAETTRGKVEKDFVNIAKKIDKVLRS, translated from the coding sequence ATGAAAGACATCCAAATCGAGAAGCTTATTCAGGCTGAAAAAATAAGACAGAAAAAAGTTATAAATTTAATTGCCTCAGAAAATATCGTTTCCAAAGATGTACTGGAAGCACTTGGATCAGAGTTAACAAATAAGTATGCAGAGGGATATCCTGGAAAAAGATATTACGGAGGAAATGAAGTGGTAGATAAAATTGAGCTTTTGGCGCAAGAGAGAGCTTTAAAACTTTTTGGATTAAATAAAGAAGAATGGAGTGTTAATGTTCAACCATTGTCAGGCTCTCCTGCAAACTTGGCGGTGTATCTCGCGCTAGTTCCTGCTGGTGCAAAAATTATGGGTATGTCACTTTCACATGGCGGACACTTAACTCATGGACATAAAGTTTCAGCAACCGGAAAGTTTTGGAAACAAGTTCCATACGGAGTTGATGAAGAAACAGAAGTAATAAATTATGAGGCAATAAAAAATATCGCAACACAAGAAATGCCGGAGATTATTGTTTGTGGATTTACAGCGTATCCAAGAACTGTAGATTTCAAAAAGTTTAGAGAAATAACTGACGCATCATCGAAGCTTAGAAAAAAACTAGGCCTATCTGAAACAATTTTAATGTGCGATATGTCTCACTTTGCAGGGCTTGTTGCAGGCAAGCAATATCCATCGCCTTTTGAATATGCAGACGTTGTTACAACTACAGTTCATAAAACATTACGCGGTCCAAGAAGCGCAATGATCTTTTCAAGAAATGATAAAATCGTGAAAGGAAAAGATACTATCGTTGGAGGAAATAAAAATGGGGTAGGAGGAAAAATCGTAAAAGGAAAAGATCAAACTTTTGGAGAATTAATAGACAAAGCCGTTTTTCCAGGTCTTCAGGGTGGTCCTCATATGAATCAAATTGCCGCTGTTGCAGTAGCATTGAAAGAAGCTGGGACTCCAGAGTTTAAAAAGTATGCATTACAAGTTAAGAAGAATGCAAAAGTGCTTGCGGATGAACTACAAAAACTTGGCTGGCATGTAATCTCTGGTGGAACTGATAGTCATTTAGTTTTGATCGATGTTTGGATGCAGGGAATTAAAAATGAACTTGGTGCCGGTGCAATTACTGGGGCCGATACAAGTGATAAGCTGGAGAAGGCTGGAATTATCGTAAATAAAAATACCATTCCAAAGGAAGGAAGAAGTGCTTTTGATCCATCGGGAATAAGGCTGGGGTCTGCTGCTGAGACAACAAGGGGAAAGGTTGAGAAAGATTTTGTAAACATCGCAAAGAAGATTGATAAGGTTTTGCGTAGCTAA
- a CDS encoding aquaporin — protein sequence MNTNKISYNKYVAEIIGALILVMVVALSGAGLSAIIFVGLAYAFVVYLFGDISGAHANPAFTIAALTMKKIKWQDAILYICAQLIGAGLGLIILKNIGFTFMDIKSIESLTLSKLFFAEVIGSAVFAMAFAASLHGKTTKSNNGLILGFGLFFGLLFANIITQGVGILNPAIAIGVSVLNWATILGPIAGALIGAWLYRFTVLGNLCGCNSTCDSSCFCGFCHRGSKNNVEEPVVIESVVFVDSADLENLDRSSN from the coding sequence ATGAATACAAATAAAATTTCATATAATAAATATGTAGCCGAAATTATCGGCGCTTTAATATTGGTAATGGTTGTGGCTTTATCAGGTGCGGGATTATCAGCAATAATATTCGTAGGTCTTGCGTATGCTTTTGTTGTGTATCTTTTTGGAGATATCAGTGGAGCTCATGCTAACCCAGCATTTACAATTGCTGCTTTAACAATGAAGAAAATCAAGTGGCAAGATGCTATTCTTTACATTTGTGCACAATTAATCGGTGCTGGTCTTGGTCTTATAATACTTAAAAATATTGGTTTTACTTTCATGGACATTAAGTCAATAGAAAGTCTTACACTTAGCAAATTGTTTTTCGCAGAAGTAATTGGATCAGCTGTCTTTGCAATGGCTTTTGCTGCATCACTTCATGGTAAGACTACAAAGAGTAATAACGGACTTATCCTAGGATTTGGTCTATTCTTTGGTCTATTATTTGCAAACATTATTACACAAGGAGTTGGTATTCTTAACCCAGCTATTGCAATTGGTGTAAGTGTATTAAATTGGGCAACAATTCTTGGTCCTATTGCTGGAGCTTTGATTGGAGCTTGGTTGTACAGATTTACTGTTCTTGGAAACCTATGTGGATGTAATTCAACTTGCGATAGTTCATGTTTCTGTGGATTCTGTCACAGAGGTTCAAAGAACAATGTTGAAGAGCCTGTAGTTATCGAGTCTGTAGTATTTGTTGATTCAGCAGATCTAGAGAATCTAGACAGATCTTCAAACTAG
- a CDS encoding glucose 1-dehydrogenase has protein sequence MTRLQNKVAFITGAAGGIGKAIAEKFISEGATVVISDVNDERGEATAKELGEKCSYMHLDVTNEVEWQKSLQAVFDKFKSLNILINNAGILGLENPAWGPQDPENASLESWRMVHQINSDSVFLGCKYAIKYMKQNGVNAVGKPLGGNIVNMSSRSGIVGVPTTAAYASSKASVRNHTKSVALYCAGECYNIRCNSIHPAAILTHMWDIMLGAGPEKDANMKKLCHDIPLGRMGTPEDVANVALFLASDESSFMTGEEVVIDGGILAGTATSPGDMTEKK, from the coding sequence ATGACAAGATTACAAAATAAAGTTGCATTCATAACTGGTGCAGCAGGTGGAATTGGAAAGGCAATTGCAGAGAAGTTTATTTCAGAAGGGGCAACCGTTGTTATCTCTGATGTTAACGATGAGCGAGGTGAGGCAACAGCCAAAGAATTGGGAGAGAAATGCTCATACATGCATTTGGATGTTACAAATGAAGTTGAATGGCAGAAGTCACTGCAGGCAGTTTTTGATAAATTTAAAAGTCTAAATATTTTAATAAACAATGCTGGAATTTTAGGATTAGAAAATCCAGCTTGGGGACCACAGGATCCTGAGAACGCATCACTTGAAAGTTGGAGAATGGTTCATCAAATAAATAGTGATTCAGTATTCCTGGGTTGCAAATATGCAATAAAATACATGAAGCAAAATGGCGTAAATGCCGTTGGAAAACCATTAGGAGGAAATATAGTAAACATGTCTTCACGTTCAGGAATTGTTGGAGTACCAACAACAGCTGCATATGCATCAAGCAAGGCGTCAGTTAGAAATCATACAAAGTCCGTTGCATTATATTGTGCTGGAGAATGTTATAACATTAGATGTAATTCAATTCACCCTGCAGCAATTCTAACTCATATGTGGGATATAATGTTAGGAGCTGGGCCTGAAAAAGATGCAAACATGAAGAAACTTTGTCACGATATTCCACTTGGTAGAATGGGAACACCTGAGGATGTAGCAAATGTTGCATTGTTTTTGGCATCAGATGAATCATCGTTTATGACAGGAGAAGAAGTTGTAATTGATGGAGGAATATTAGCAGGTACAGCAACGTCACCTGGGGACATGACTGAAAAGAAATAA